The following is a genomic window from Cygnus atratus isolate AKBS03 ecotype Queensland, Australia chromosome 8, CAtr_DNAZoo_HiC_assembly, whole genome shotgun sequence.
AATAAATCAGCTAATCATAAAAATTCTCAAGCTTTAGGAACAGTTCCTATTTTCAACATttgttgaaagcaaaataaaaacgCTGTTATTTAAGCAAGAGCGCCACATAGCGTTATAAATAcagatacaaaacaaaagctagGCAAGCTCTCTCCAACCTTTTCAAaccttttcaaaaggaaaaaaattacgCTCAATACAAGTCTCCCccaaatgtgttttgttgttgttttttttgataaaaggaataaaaggaaatagtGTAGCATTCAccataaaaaaagttttatttcttaattcatTCTACAGCCTGCATATCAACTAGCAAAAACTTGATTCCAAGTAAAGCAAAATAGCAAAGAGTTCAAAAGCATTCAAGCAACTTGCACCACTTAGTTTTCTTCTAAACATATACAAGAAACATTATTTGTAGTTGTAAAGAGCAGATGATTTGAAGTATTTGAAGACTTCATTTAACAATTCAATCAAAACAATAAACTTCTGTGGTGAATTTCCACTCACTAGGGAGTATTTGCCTATCTAGAAGAATCCAAGCAGAAATATACTACTGTTGATTTGTCACCACAAGTTTAATCTGAGTCTGAAAGAACATCAAAACCTTCTTGATCTCTTCTTATGAAGTTCTCTTCAGTGGGATTCCTttatgaagaaaagggaaatctTCCTCCAAACAATATTAAGTTATCAATAAAGAAAAGATATGTACAGCAGCCAGTAGTGCCTCTAGAGCCAAAATTCCTGCTACCTGCCTTTTGTTAGCAAACTCTTGCATagcttattttttaagagaatatAATAGGAATGTAGGGATAGTCACTAGAATATAATCACACATTGCTTCCTTTTACTAGTCATGCAGGGGGAACACAAAATTAACAAGTCTTTAAATCAAAGATGTTAGAATATGCTACAGAGGCCTCACACAAACTACACAATATTGCCAgtaccaggaaagaaaaagttatcCAAAGAGCAACTAAAAAAATCTGCCAGCTCTATAGCTCTTGGGAGAGAGCTATTCTACGTTAGAGAAACATGTTAATATTCCAACATTCAATTTCAGTACAAGTTTCTCCAGGAagaatttaaatagttttaatttataaaataagcaCCTACTATGAAAACAGACAATCCATTTTGCTGCTAGACAAAACTattcttttctaatttctaTTTGATAGTGTTTTCACTTTactaaaaaagcttttattaagaTACCTacattcatgttttaaaaaccCTGTGATCACTTTCACATGAGAATGAAGCAACATAGCACAGCTAttgtattacagaaataatttggcattgacttaatttaaaaagccaATCACACCTAAGCTTAGAGATTCTTCTATAAACTTATAGTATACAAAAGTCCCTCAAAATTTTAGTATTAAGTAGACCTGTGATTCCCAGGTTTCTGAGATCAAAAAGATCAAAAAACGCACAAGGAAGTGCTTGTTGCCCTTCAGCCTGTGTTTTGCCGTATTTCTTCATGGTCTTCCGCTTCTCAATCTGAGATAGACTTCTCCAGTTGGGAGGAAAGGGACCATTCAACTTACACTCACCTTTCAgtctactgctgctgctgacagaggGATTAATCTCAGCTATATATATGCTCTTATGGCTAAGGAAATTTCTTGAGCAGCCAAGATAACTGACTACAAACTTGTAGCTTTCTGAATGTTTTGTCACTGCAGACTGCATTGTGGATTTCAGAAGAGGCCAAACTAGACTGCATTAGTAAATGGAGAGAACTATTTCCTGACCCATATGAGTGTTTTAACCCTGTCTGTCAGGTAGTAGAGAGCTCTTGCTAAAACAGTCGATAACAAGATATGCTCCAGTATTTGCTGTTCTAGTACTCCAACACCTTTATTCTTAGCTAGGTTAATAGCCCTAGGCTAGAAGTATACTTTGAATTGTTACAAGAAATGTGTCATGCAGTTCAGTGCTTTGTTAAGGGTTAACTTCTGAGATTCTGTTCTAGAGTGATCCTCCATATCTAAGTAAACCATGAACCAAAGAATTAAGAATAATCTCTTTCCATGACCCTTACCTAGTTCATATCATTCAGATGAATCTGTTATTGACTAGAAAATGCTCTCCCTTATCCACATAGAGACAAGTCAGTCTCCTAGGTACAACAGCTCAAAGAACCCATTTAACATTAACAGAAGCTGTGTTTTCCTGAAGTCAGGTCAACTCCAAGTCTCCATTTCACTCAACAGTGCAAACACAAGAGTAACATTAtccaacaaatattttcatttaagttaAATTTAAGAATCAAGTAGCATAAACCCATCTTATTCATACAGAACAGTAATTCAGAAGCCACAACTGGCCAAGACCATAAACAAATACATGCATATACTGATAGGTTCTTCCTGTTTGATTGTTATATAAGCACAACTGgttttaatgcatttgtattGCCAACATACTTTCTCTTTATGGTTTAGAAGCACTGAGGggaacaaaacagtattttgagtGATGTAAATGGTGTTTTAACTACAGGACTGAAGTTCCCAAACCCGTATGCACATGTGTACTGCTCTTAGAGCAGAGAATAACTTTTGCATTTAACTGCAAAGATAAAGAATGCATTAATCTGCATTTGTGACAGTTGTCTTCAGTAAGTTTTTGTGATGGTCAACTGTCACGAGCAGGAAATTGTCACATTTCACATCATTAGAACACAGTAAAGTGAACAGATATGATAGATTTGGGATCACGCTTTCCATTAACATTCCCAAAAGGTTTAGGGAACTAACTATCAAAACAGTGGTTTCAGTACATCTCAGTCTTCTTAGCCTATAAACTCCAATCAAGTTAGTTACTACGCTTACTAAAAATAGAAACTTAATTCCTTACTCAGGCAAAGACTCACACTAAAAATCACATCAGAAGACAGTTTTTGCAGGATTCCAGCATCCTTCTACTGATTTGAATTCAAGTTCTCCCTAACATGTGCTATTATTCTTCGATTACATCTTCAGGGATGTGTTGAGGGAAACATAATAAAGTATTCCTCACAGGTTTTTCAAGTGCACAGTACTTCACTGCAGAGTCTTCAGTTACTTATTTCATATTTGGTAGACTGCTGCCAGGAAGGCAATGAGGAATACTATATTTCCACAGACATAGATCGTTAACACAATCTGTTTAAACAGATGAccctgcaagggaaaaaaaaaaagtgtgtcaGTCTTTAcgtttaaaaaaacatttcccatCCCATAGCAGGTATTTACAAGTGTTGCCTtacctctgcttctgcagatgTGAGTGACTGCAATATCTGTACTCTGTCATCCTCTATCAATTCAGCTGTTAgtaggaagagaaaagcagttatttactgttgttttgtgtttagaTTGTTTAAACATTAGACTCATTCATCTAGTTCTAGGAGTGAAACACTAACCTAAAGTTATTTTAATCACTCCTCTACTTGCCCCCTTATACCATCTGTTAAGATACCATGCTGCTTCAATCCTGCAAATGTCTCCTCTCTGCTTTAGATACAGGTCATTTACTTGTGTACAGTGATCTCCTTTCAGTGACAGCAGCCAGCAAGATTAAGAATTTCCAATGAAGTTATTATCAGTCTTAGACATACTGGAGCCATAATTTCACTTTTGTTCCCTTGTTCACTCAAAATTGCAAGCATTTGTGGTTACATTTCAGATCATTTTGCTCATACAATATATCCATTCATACCAGTAAATTATGACAATAAAAAGACGACTAAATCTGTGTGAATTAATCTGTGCTAGTCCTACCCCACCTGGTATCAGGACCACAGCAAGAGGTGATAGATTCTGGGAAAACACTTGCACATTTCAGTCTGCCCTATGAATTGTGATTTGAGAAATAAGAGGCTACCACTTGAGACAgcacaaaaacaatttttctgtaACACAGTCTCAAAAACTGTTTTACTCCCATACCAATTTATAAAGAAGATATCACACCATTACTCAACAGTTATTCCCTTCAACTTCTAAGTTAGGAGCCAAAACGCACCTCCACAAATTCAAttcacttacatttttttttgtcacaaatCTCACCAAGCAAGGTAAAAACAAGAGATTGGTTGGGCTTGTACCTTTCTGTATGAGACAGTAGCTGTGTATTTCAAGAAGAACATCAATACCAACATGCCAAGCTACAAAACCAATCATTGTATAGGTGTCCCATGGGTCTGGTAGGTCAAGTGCTGGTAGATCCATTCCCAAGAACATAGTCACCACTAGTTCGCAAAAATGAGAGAGACATTCAGTACTGCATCAGTGCAATTAAAACAAGTTTCTCACCTTTGGAAACAGATTTCCCACAGACTGCCTACAGTTGCTTGGGGAGTGAGGTTAAAGGAATCCTTGCAGCTAAAAAGCTTTTGCTGGGCAGGGTGGGTGTggaaacagggaaggaaggagaaggccAGGATGCCAAAGTAGTTTTCATCCTGCTCAGTGCCCTATGCAGTCACACAAATCACTAGCATGTGTGACGACCAACAAGACCAAAGTCACCCGAACTTGTGTTTAAGCTGCCTGTGGAACCTTATGGAAATAGAATGAAGACCCAATTATGGTTATTTAAGTTAAATAGTGATTTATTGAGCTATGTTACAATAAGAACACTATCTTCAAAAaattcaaagaggaaaacaggacTCAAGATAAAAAACAGTTCCTCACTATAAAGATCCTTAACATTTGTCTGAAGTATCTTTGATATTAGATACCTTTAAGGTTGCAGTTGATGGCAACTTAAAAACTCATGCAGAAGATGGCCAGCAAAAAGGTGGAAGGAAAACATCTCTAGAGTTTATGTGAAGAGGTGGAAACCATGAGGTAAAAAGTAAGACAACACATTCTGAACCTACCTTAAACAGGGCTGAGCAAGTGAAACATGGTAAAAAAGGATTTAACTATCACCTGTGGTTTAATTTTACTTCAGAGTTGAAATGGCACAGAAGATCCCACGTGCTAAGACTCAATACCTAGATGTCCAGATGCTTTAGATGAGCAATAGTCCAGATAATTAACAAGAGTTCCTTCAAGTCATTTAAAAGGGAGTTACAACTTACTCTTACTCACCAGCTAGTATTCTAGCTGTTGTACCAGTACTCCAGTGAAACCAGTTAAACAATTGCCTCctacaaaaatgaagaaaagcattatGTTGTTCgggaaagtaatttaaaataaaaatcaaagaatattaaaaaatattttaagcagtaACAATGAAGTGAAAACATCACATTTTGTAACTGAGTGAGTTGAGTACCTTGGTGCATGAGGAGATGGTCTGAAACCTGCCATAAGTGGTTGAAAGATTGTGAGAGCCATCACAGTACAGCCGAGATAGGGATGAAAACCTGCTTGCTAAACATAAGACATTTTTTGTTGAGTATCATATTTATGTaaagttacaggaaaaaaaaatgttaatttcatttaaGCTTATAAAAATTACGGTGGTGGAAAAGTAATGTGCTTAGCCTGGCAGAGATAACAGGACAGAAcaagctgctctgcagatggATGGAGATGGTTCTCCCAGGAAGAAGACAGACACTGATTAGTCCGCCCAGGATTTGTCCCACCTTTATGCTGCATTGAGAAATTCTTCCATGTAAACAGCAGACAGCACTAGCTTTAAAGTCTCCTTTAGCTACAGTTGTAAAAGAGACAACATTCTTCTGTGTTGCTAGAATTTGAAGTTTGCCTTCTCAATAACTTTTGCAACAATTCCCTTGACAATAGTTGTAACATTAGAGTCAATGGACTTCTCATTTATTTGGTGCTATTTTTAcaatgaagttaaaaacaaaccacacactTACTTTGCTCCAACCTCCTCGGTAtataaaaggcaaaacaaaagatATGCTTGTAAGCATGACGGTGGTCAGCATAAGCATACGATGCACCTAGAAAATTGAAGTCTGCTTTTAGAAACTATGACTTTCTTAATACACAATTAAAATACATCTAATGATCTGCAGATAAGGATGTTCTTAGCTGCCTCTTTGgactttgcttttattattcaAGTCTGAATTTCCAATTTGCAGTTATTCCATTCTATAagactaaaaaaagaaaaccacaccaAGTTTGACCTCTTATTTCTTGAATCTAGTAGGTTTAAGTTTTGCTAATAGAAATAGAACATACAGCTAGGGGGAGATTTTGCCCACCTGAAACCACATCTCCTTTCCAAACAGGAATGAATGAGACCAGACAGGTTTGAAGAATCGTGCAACAATGACACCAATACTAACTGCGGTAATCCAAGCAACAAACATTAGtgctccttaaaaaaaaggaaaaaacacaagttaAACATAGGTCATTTAGCTGTATGCTAATACTGCTTCAAAGACCATATAATATTTTAGCCCATGCGTATACCATCAGAATTTACTGGTGATAAGTTTTTAATCACCTGGTTTAGACTACAATTTTATAACATTTATCTTGCTAGAGGTCAGAATCATCCATAAGAAGGATGATTAGACAACACCCTCAGCATGACAGAGCATCTCTGGCTACTTTACCTTTCACATACATCCCTACATACAGTGAGAGATACTGTCTTGTTACCAATTTATACAAGAGAGAATGAGGGGTGACCTTTATTACAGGCTTTCATCAACAGGATGAATGACAGTTCTCTTATGGGCCTAGTTTACAGTCCAGAACTAGGAGAGAAAATTCACTTCAACAGCTCTGGACAATCAGTCGAAGGGTTTCTCATTTCAGACAGATCTAGACCAacaatgcaatgaaaataagtGAAACCAGAGAGAAAGGTGCAAAGAGAAACAAGTTCTAAGTAAAATTTAAGAGGAAAGGCAAACACAGATTCATTTTCCTAGGTAAAGAGAATCTTATAactgttttgaaatggaaaattattaatAGCTTAACTGTTTTGACAATCTCAAATCTTGCTACccaacagtaaaaataaagtgaatgaCAAGAAGAGGAAATACATACTCAGCAATAGTGAGGAAAACTCAGTCTCAGCTAATTTTGAACTGGAAGTCAAAGCTGAGAGGTACAACTTACCATGAGCCTTGATGAGTCTTGGGGACCGAGAACCTCCAATATCCTGAGGAACACCTGTGACATTGTACATTCCATTGGTAATTAGAGGCTGACGACGATGTTTGTATATTGGCCCACCTAAACAGTGACAAAGTAGTTTATTTAAAGCAGATGCAAGTCACACTTGTAAAGTCAGCCTATTCCTTATTCATGAATGTAAGCCCCGTTACAACTATGGAACTTAATTATACAAAACCTCTAACGTGCAATATGGTAGGAACTTAACTTGTGAATTAAAGTTTGAAGGTAATCTAAATTGTCTTGCATACTTAATATACAAGAACCTATTCAACCCTCTACAGAGAAAAGCATTCTCCACTACACACAAAATGTGAAGAATAATTTCCATTGATGCTATACTCCATTTTTTAAGAGGTATGGCTAGATCTTAAGAAGCTAACAGTTCTTAGCATCAAGTGCACATGCAACACAACACAAGTATAAGTCGTCTTTAACTTTGAAAATCAAAGCCATGACCCAGATAGCCAGTAAAGATGACTGGACTAAATGCCTCTCTCAAATTTGGAAACTTGTGTCCTTAGGTCAGATACTAATTCTCAGCTAAGGTGTATCTTATGTTACAGTAATTCATTTAGAGTTGTTCAAAGAACAGCAACCACGCAAGTCAAGTTTACCTTCACTAGCTTCCCCATCTGCCAGAAAGATATAATAACTGGCATCTAGATTAAACCTCTCTTTATATGCTGCAAGACGAATACTCCTTCTAAAAGAACACTGAAGAACACCATCGACAAGCCTCCATGACACATCTTCAAGGGCATTCTGTGAAACAGAAGATTTAATACTTAGTCTTTCCAGAAAAATAGGATTCGTTATTGCTTTTAAGGCTACTGTTTGGGCTAATTTCAAATTAGCAAACACAAGCATCATCCTATATCTCAGGTAATgagataaaacatttcttatgcTAACGCAGCCAAGAGGTCGTTTTCTCCCCTGCAATTCAGATGACCACAGTACAATAGcagaacataaaatataaaaaagttcagttggaaggaaaCTACAAAGACAGAGTTCagctgcctgaccacttcagggctaaccaaaatttaaagcatgttaggggcattatccaaatgcttcttgaacattGACAGGCATCAACTATctcactaggaagcctgttccaatgcttggTCACCcccacagtaaaga
Proteins encoded in this region:
- the FRRS1 gene encoding ferric-chelate reductase 1, with the translated sequence MELPGLASGFWMLICFYVSVNGYPNGRVREACMSMIPCHGSSPQPSPVHIITVNWTEFKPGDTIEVHLSGPDFEGFFIQARDAEHLDSPAVGYFILVDRRHSQLLTCGRTKNSAVSHTSKAKKNYVKVYWIAPGNAPKHIQFLATVVKKYRTFWVKIPGPVVSQPNAPFPTTPLYVTSEAISTSHSVSYLTKPFNASGCGSMKFCIRNPSNCDPGSASCLFLSFQLQKSSVLIEMSGASEGYLSFALSYDQWMGDDDAYLCINEDHHVSVSTAYLKGRRPPVLDSENALEDVSWRLVDGVLQCSFRRSIRLAAYKERFNLDASYYIFLADGEASEGGPIYKHRRQPLITNGMYNVTGVPQDIGGSRSPRLIKAHGALMFVAWITAVSIGVIVARFFKPVWSHSFLFGKEMWFQVHRMLMLTTVMLTSISFVLPFIYRGGWSKQAGFHPYLGCTVMALTIFQPLMAGFRPSPHAPRRQLFNWFHWSTGTTARILAVVTMFLGMDLPALDLPDPWDTYTMIGFVAWHVGIDVLLEIHSYCLIQKAELIEDDRVQILQSLTSAEAEGHLFKQIVLTIYVCGNIVFLIAFLAAVYQI